CCTCCAGGTGGACGGGACGCGCCTCAAGGACGAGGGCTCCGGCGCGGACGAGGCCCCGGACGAGGGTGGGAGCCCGGACCCGGAGCCTTCCTCCGGCAAGGGGGACGCCCCTGAGGGCGGCGCCACCGAGGACGCCGCCGCCGGTGAGTCCGAGGGGCAGGCCGAGGTCCCGGCGCCGGAGGAGAAGTCGTGACCGGCGACGTGCGCAGCCTCCCCGTCCCCGACGGCCTGGAAGGCGAGCGGATCGACGCCGCCCTGGCGCGCCTGTTCGGGCTGTCGCGCGGCATCGCCGCCGACATCATCGCCGCGGGCGACGTCGCGCTGGACGGCGCGCCCGTGGCCACCAAGTCCGAGCGGCTGCACGCCGGCGCCTGGCTGGAGGTCACGCTCCCGCCGCCGCCCGCGCCGCCCGCCCCGGTCGCCGAGCCCGTCCCCGGGATGGGCGTGCTGTTCGAGGACGACGACATCGTCGTGGTGAACAAGCCGATCGGCGTCGCCGCCCACCCGACCACCGGCTGGACGGGCCCGACCGTCCTCGGCGGGCTGCTCGGGGCCGGGCACACGATCGCCACGAGCGGGGCGTCCGAGCGGCAGGGGATCGTGCACCGGCTGGACGCCAACACCACCGGCGCCATGGTCGTGGCGAAGAGCGAGGTCGCCTACTCGCGGCTCAAGCGGGCGTTCAAGGAGCGCCGCATCGACAAGCGCTACCAGGCGCTCGTGCAGGGCCATCCCGACCCGTTCCGCGGGACGGTCGACGCCCCCATCGACCGGCACCCCTCCGGCGACGGCCGGTTCGCGGTCGTCGCGGGCGGGAAGCCGTCCGTCACCCACTACGACACCGTCGAGGCGTTCCGGGCGGCGTCGCTGCTCGACATCGACCTGGAGACGGGCCGCACGCACCAGATCCGCGTCCACATGTCGGCGATCCGGCACCCGTGCGTGGGCGACATGGCCTACGGCGCCGACCCGACCCTGGCGGAGCGCCTCGGCCTCCGGCGGCAGTGGCTGCACGCCGTCCGGCTCGGGTTCGAGCACCCCACCAAGGGCGAGTGGGTGGAGTTCGAGAGCCCCTACCCGGACGACCTGGCCCGCGCTCTGGAGATCGTCGCGGCCGAGTCCTGAGCCCGGGCCCCGGGCGGGCCGTCAGAGACCGAGCAGGCGCAGCCCCGCCGCGACTCCGGCCGCGACGACCAGTACCACCAGGAACGGCGCGCGCAGCAGGAGCGCGGCCACGGCGGCGCCCAGGCCCGCCAGCCGCGCGGCGTCCAGCTCCAGCGTCCGGCCGTCGGTGAGCGTCTGGACGGCGATCAGCGCGGTGAGCAGCGCGACGGGGACCAGCTCGGTGAACCGGCGCACCCGGGGGTCGTCCAGCATCCGGCGCGGGGTGACGAGCCCGCCGAGCTTCAGCGCGTAGCAGCCGAGCCCGGTGGCGATGACCGCGATCCAGACGCTCACGGCGCGGCCCTCCGGCCGAGCAGGGCGGGCAGCGCGGCGACGGCGGCCAGCATGACCGGCACGCCGGGCGGCAGCACCGGCGTCGCCGCCACCGCGACCACCGCCGCCGCGACGGCGACGCGGACCGCCGCCCGCCCGCCGGTGAGCCGGGGCCAGAGAAGGGCGAGGAACGCCGCCGGGCCGAGGACGTCCAGGCCCACGGCCTCGGGGTCGCCCAGCCTCGCCGCGCCCACCGCGCCCAGCAGCGTGGTGAGGTTCCACGCCAGGTAGAGGGTGATCGCCGTCGTGTAGAACCCGGCGCGGGCCGCGGCCGGCCCGCGCTGCGCGGTCGCCACGGCGGCCGTCTCGTCGATGACCACGTGCGCGGCGGCCAGCCTGCGCCGGCCGCGGACGCCGAGCGTCGCCGCGAGCCGCATCCCGTACAGGGCGTTGCGCCCGCCGAGCAGGACCGCGCCGAGCGTCCCGGCGACCAGCCCGCCGCCCCCGCCGATCACCCCGGCCAGCGCGAACTGGGACGCGCCGGTGAACGCCAGCAGGCTCAGCGCGCACGCCTGCGCGACCGTGAGCCCCGCGGTGATCGCCGCCGCGCCGAACGCCAGGCCGGACACCCCCACGGCGACGCCCACGCTGAGCCCGTCGCGCACCGCGGCGGCCCGCGCGGCCTCGTCGGGGGCGGTCTCGTCCGGGACGTCCCCGCCGGCCGCGCGCCCGGTCCCGGGCGCGCTCACCGGCCGGACTCGGCCGCGTCCAGCCCGGCCTCGATGATCGCGTTGACGATGGGGGCGAGCCGGTCCGGGCCGAGGGACGGGGCCCGCGCCGCCATGGCCTCGACGATCCGCCGCTCGCGCT
The sequence above is a segment of the Actinomadura coerulea genome. Coding sequences within it:
- a CDS encoding AzlD domain-containing protein codes for the protein MSVWIAVIATGLGCYALKLGGLVTPRRMLDDPRVRRFTELVPVALLTALIAVQTLTDGRTLELDAARLAGLGAAVAALLLRAPFLVVLVVAAGVAAGLRLLGL
- a CDS encoding RluA family pseudouridine synthase, translating into MTGDVRSLPVPDGLEGERIDAALARLFGLSRGIAADIIAAGDVALDGAPVATKSERLHAGAWLEVTLPPPPAPPAPVAEPVPGMGVLFEDDDIVVVNKPIGVAAHPTTGWTGPTVLGGLLGAGHTIATSGASERQGIVHRLDANTTGAMVVAKSEVAYSRLKRAFKERRIDKRYQALVQGHPDPFRGTVDAPIDRHPSGDGRFAVVAGGKPSVTHYDTVEAFRAASLLDIDLETGRTHQIRVHMSAIRHPCVGDMAYGADPTLAERLGLRRQWLHAVRLGFEHPTKGEWVEFESPYPDDLARALEIVAAES
- a CDS encoding AzlC family ABC transporter permease → MRDGLSVGVAVGVSGLAFGAAAITAGLTVAQACALSLLAFTGASQFALAGVIGGGGGLVAGTLGAVLLGGRNALYGMRLAATLGVRGRRRLAAAHVVIDETAAVATAQRGPAAARAGFYTTAITLYLAWNLTTLLGAVGAARLGDPEAVGLDVLGPAAFLALLWPRLTGGRAAVRVAVAAAVVAVAATPVLPPGVPVMLAAVAALPALLGRRAAP